In a single window of the Silvimonas iriomotensis genome:
- the arfB gene encoding alternative ribosome rescue aminoacyl-tRNA hydrolase ArfB — protein MTSPRLPITARVSIGHDEYSVTAIRAQGAGGQHVNKTSSAIHLRFDIRASSLPEHYKAALLAMSHHLITQEGVIVIKAQEYRSQDMNREAAIARLVTLIHDAGVVPKARYATKPSYSARRKRTDQKVQRGQIKALRGKVDI, from the coding sequence GTGACCAGCCCGCGCTTGCCCATCACCGCCCGGGTATCGATCGGGCACGATGAATACTCGGTGACCGCCATCCGCGCGCAAGGCGCGGGTGGTCAGCATGTCAACAAAACCTCCAGTGCCATCCACCTGCGGTTTGATATTCGCGCCTCCAGCCTGCCTGAGCATTACAAGGCGGCTTTGCTGGCCATGAGCCATCACCTGATCACGCAAGAAGGGGTGATCGTAATCAAGGCGCAGGAATACCGCAGCCAGGACATGAACCGCGAAGCCGCCATTGCCCGGCTGGTGACGTTGATCCACGACGCTGGCGTGGTGCCCAAAGCGCGCTATGCCACCAAACCCAGCTACAGCGCGCGCCGCAAGCGCACCGACCAGAAAGTGCAGCGCGGGCAGATCAAGGCCCTGCGCGGCAAGGTCGATATCTAG
- the rarD gene encoding EamA family transporter RarD: protein MLSGRGVVFSAGASIIFATLGWYSTLLRPLDGMAIVAWRIIWTVPAMVVALVLLGQMSRFRTLISRFKSEPRLWWVVPLCAFLMFIQQWIFMWAPQVGRLMEVSLGYFLLPLVMVVIGFVFYHERPSRLQWLAVAFAAVGVIHELWLTRAFSWVTLITAVGYPPYLMLRRWVKLDPVAGFLLEVLCIVPVVAWYLLTHADATQALITKPALWGMLPLLGIMTAAAFALYLAASKLLPMGVLGILGYVEPVLLFFISILFLGEPFTMAGLGTYVPIWIAVLLTCGHSALTLQRQRSTN from the coding sequence ATGCTTTCCGGCCGCGGTGTCGTGTTTTCTGCAGGTGCTTCCATCATTTTTGCCACGCTGGGCTGGTATTCCACCCTGCTGCGTCCGCTCGACGGCATGGCGATTGTGGCCTGGCGCATTATCTGGACTGTGCCGGCCATGGTGGTGGCGCTGGTGCTGCTGGGGCAGATGAGCCGCTTCAGAACGCTGATCAGCCGCTTCAAAAGCGAGCCCCGGTTGTGGTGGGTGGTGCCGCTGTGCGCCTTCTTGATGTTCATCCAGCAATGGATTTTCATGTGGGCGCCGCAAGTGGGCCGGCTGATGGAAGTCTCGCTGGGATACTTCTTGCTGCCATTGGTGATGGTGGTGATCGGCTTTGTGTTCTACCACGAACGCCCCAGCCGCCTGCAATGGCTGGCCGTCGCCTTTGCTGCCGTCGGCGTCATTCATGAACTGTGGCTGACCCGGGCTTTTTCCTGGGTCACCCTGATTACTGCGGTGGGCTACCCGCCTTATCTGATGCTGCGCCGCTGGGTAAAACTGGACCCGGTCGCGGGCTTTTTGCTTGAAGTCCTGTGCATTGTGCCGGTGGTGGCCTGGTATCTGCTCACCCATGCCGACGCCACCCAGGCGCTGATCACCAAGCCCGCCCTGTGGGGCATGCTGCCGTTGCTGGGCATCATGACCGCCGCCGCCTTTGCCTTGTATCTGGCCGCCAGCAAACTGCTGCCGATGGGTGTGCTGGGGATTCTGGGCTATGTCGAGCCCGTGTTGCTGTTCTTCATTTCCATCCTGTTCCTGGGCGAGCCCTTTACCATGGCGGGCCTGGGTACCTATGTGCCGATCTGGATCGCGGTACTGCTTACCTGCGGGCATAGCGCGCTGACCTTGCAACGGCAGCGCAGTACAAACTGA
- the pdxR gene encoding MocR-like pyridoxine biosynthesis transcription factor PdxR gives MRTSLLSDWLAQRLDKTGAEPAYRQLQRLLREAILAHELPAGRKLPSSRMLSTELGIARNTVIQVYEQLAVEGFLLAGTGSGTFVADSTPDQQMLGNAATDADGETGRLSQRGQRLVASAGVSRRQWGAFVPGVADVTRFPAAVWSRLQARHMRNPQPELLSYAPPGGHAPLRAALADYLRNARSVRCEPEQIIITTGIHQSVDLAVRLLCDPGDEVWTEDPCYWGVRSVMQASGLHLKPIPVDQEGICPSPEDLARPPRMMLVTPSHQYPLGMVMSLARRRMLLEFARQRDCWIIEDDYDSEFRYANRPLMSLQGMDDANRVIYVGSFGKILYPGLRIGYLVVPPALAEPFAVALAELYREGQLLQQAVLADFIAEGHFGAHIRRMRNVYGARREALMHEISRHFGDDVPVRGDEAGLHLVASLPGRINDRQLAHDALAAGIVTRPLSGYYSQADAATRGLLLGYACVQDEDIARHFSTLARVMEGHLQLA, from the coding sequence TTGCGTACCAGCCTGCTTTCTGACTGGCTTGCCCAGCGCCTGGATAAAACCGGCGCAGAGCCCGCGTACCGCCAGTTACAACGTTTGTTGCGTGAAGCCATCCTGGCGCATGAATTACCCGCCGGCCGCAAGCTGCCCTCTTCCCGCATGTTGTCGACTGAACTGGGTATTGCGCGCAACACCGTGATCCAGGTGTACGAACAACTGGCGGTGGAAGGCTTCTTGCTGGCCGGTACCGGCAGCGGCACTTTTGTGGCTGACAGCACGCCAGACCAGCAAATGCTGGGCAATGCCGCGACCGATGCCGACGGCGAGACCGGGCGGTTGTCGCAACGCGGGCAGCGGTTGGTGGCGTCAGCCGGCGTGTCGCGGCGGCAATGGGGCGCGTTCGTGCCGGGCGTGGCCGATGTCACGCGTTTTCCGGCAGCGGTATGGAGCCGCCTGCAGGCGCGGCATATGCGCAATCCGCAACCGGAACTCTTGAGCTACGCCCCGCCTGGTGGCCACGCGCCGTTGCGGGCGGCGCTGGCCGACTATTTGCGCAATGCGCGTTCGGTGCGGTGTGAGCCAGAGCAGATCATCATCACCACCGGCATTCACCAGTCGGTTGATCTGGCGGTGCGCTTGCTGTGCGATCCGGGTGATGAAGTGTGGACGGAAGACCCCTGTTACTGGGGCGTGCGCAGCGTGATGCAGGCATCCGGTTTGCATCTCAAACCGATCCCGGTGGATCAGGAAGGCATCTGCCCGTCACCGGAAGACCTTGCCCGGCCGCCGCGCATGATGCTGGTCACGCCATCGCACCAGTACCCGCTGGGCATGGTGATGAGTCTGGCACGGCGGCGCATGCTGCTGGAGTTCGCCCGCCAGCGCGATTGCTGGATTATCGAAGACGATTACGACAGCGAGTTCCGCTACGCCAACCGGCCGCTGATGTCGCTGCAAGGCATGGATGACGCCAACCGCGTGATCTACGTCGGCAGCTTTGGCAAGATCCTCTACCCGGGCTTGCGCATTGGCTATCTGGTGGTGCCGCCCGCCCTGGCCGAGCCCTTTGCCGTGGCGCTGGCCGAGTTATACCGCGAGGGCCAGTTGCTGCAACAAGCCGTGCTGGCCGACTTCATTGCCGAGGGCCACTTTGGCGCGCACATCCGCCGCATGCGCAATGTCTACGGCGCCCGGCGCGAGGCGCTGATGCACGAGATCTCGCGCCATTTTGGCGACGACGTGCCGGTGCGTGGCGATGAAGCCGGGCTGCACCTTGTGGCCTCCCTGCCCGGCCGTATCAATGACCGCCAGCTTGCCCACGACGCGCTGGCAGCCGGCATCGTCACCCGGCCGTTGTCCGGTTACTACAGTCAGGCCGACGCCGCCACGCGCGGGTTGCTGCTGGGCTACGCCTGCGTGCAGGATGAAGACATCGCCAGACATTTCTCCACCCTGGCCAGGGTGATGGAAGGACACCTGCAACTTGCGTAA
- the gabD gene encoding NADP-dependent succinate-semialdehyde dehydrogenase, translated as MNLKDPSLLRQQCYINGQWQDADNKETVPVNNPATGEIIATIPKMGAAETRRAIDAANAAWPAWRKKSAKERATILRRWNDLMLANVDDLATILTAEQGKPLAEAKGEIAYAASYLEWFSEEARRIDGEIIPAPASDRRFLVIKQPVGVTAAITPWNFPSAMITRKVGPALAAGCPMVLKPATQTPLSALALAVLAERAGVPAGVFSVVTGSAAAIGGELTANPIVRKLSFTGSTEIGRKLIAQSADTVKKLSMELGGNAPFIVFDDADLDAAVEGAIASKYRNAGQTCVCANRLLVQAGVYDAFAAKLAAAVGKLKVGNGFEAGVTQGPLIDENAVAKVEEHIADAVAKGAQVILGGKRHPLGQSFFEPTVITGVTPAMKVAKEETFGPMAPLFKFETEEEAIAMANDTEFGLASYFYSRDVGRIFRVGEALEYGMVGINAGIISSEVAPFGGVKQSGLGREGSHHGIDDYVELKYLCLAGL; from the coding sequence ATGAACCTGAAAGACCCCTCTCTCCTGCGCCAGCAGTGCTATATCAACGGCCAGTGGCAAGACGCAGACAATAAAGAAACCGTCCCGGTCAACAACCCGGCCACGGGCGAGATCATTGCCACCATCCCGAAAATGGGTGCGGCTGAAACCCGCCGCGCCATTGATGCGGCCAATGCGGCCTGGCCGGCCTGGCGCAAAAAGAGCGCCAAAGAGCGCGCCACCATTCTGCGCCGCTGGAATGACCTGATGCTGGCCAATGTCGATGACCTGGCCACCATCCTCACCGCAGAACAAGGCAAGCCGCTGGCGGAAGCCAAGGGCGAGATCGCCTATGCAGCCAGTTATCTGGAATGGTTCTCTGAAGAAGCCCGCCGTATTGATGGCGAGATCATTCCGGCTCCGGCGTCGGATCGTCGGTTCCTGGTGATCAAGCAGCCGGTTGGCGTGACCGCCGCGATTACGCCGTGGAATTTCCCGTCGGCCATGATTACCCGCAAGGTTGGCCCGGCGCTGGCCGCAGGGTGCCCGATGGTGCTCAAGCCTGCCACGCAAACGCCGCTGTCGGCGCTGGCGCTGGCGGTGCTGGCAGAGCGCGCCGGTGTACCGGCTGGCGTATTCAGCGTGGTAACGGGTTCTGCCGCTGCCATTGGTGGCGAACTGACCGCCAACCCGATCGTGCGCAAGTTGTCGTTTACCGGGTCGACCGAAATTGGTCGCAAGTTGATTGCCCAGTCGGCCGATACGGTCAAGAAGCTTTCCATGGAACTGGGTGGCAACGCGCCGTTCATTGTGTTTGACGATGCCGATCTGGATGCCGCGGTTGAAGGGGCGATTGCGTCCAAATACCGCAACGCCGGTCAGACTTGCGTGTGTGCCAACCGCTTGCTGGTGCAGGCCGGTGTGTATGACGCATTTGCTGCCAAACTGGCTGCCGCCGTGGGCAAGCTCAAGGTGGGTAACGGGTTTGAAGCCGGCGTGACGCAAGGCCCGCTGATTGATGAAAACGCCGTCGCCAAGGTGGAAGAACATATTGCCGACGCCGTCGCCAAGGGCGCGCAGGTGATTCTGGGCGGCAAGCGCCATCCTCTGGGCCAGAGCTTCTTTGAGCCGACCGTGATCACGGGCGTGACGCCGGCGATGAAGGTGGCCAAAGAAGAAACCTTCGGCCCGATGGCGCCGCTGTTCAAGTTCGAGACCGAAGAAGAGGCTATTGCCATGGCCAACGATACCGAGTTCGGCCTGGCCAGTTATTTCTACTCGCGCGATGTGGGCCGCATTTTCCGCGTGGGCGAGGCGCTGGAATACGGCATGGTCGGGATCAACGCCGGGATTATCTCCTCGGAAGTCGCGCCGTTTGGCGGTGTCAAACAATCCGGTCTGGGCCGCGAGGGCTCGCATCACGGGATTGATGACTACGTTGAACTCAAATACCTGTGTCTGGCTGGTCTGTAA
- the ypfJ gene encoding KPN_02809 family neutral zinc metallopeptidase, which produces MRWNDMRESSNVEDRENSSAGGGGGGFGGGGFGGGGLRLGIGGIVAVVVVGMLFGKSPIEMLGLISQLSGGGAPQVQQQTPARPVNPNDPGKVFVARVLGDTEDTWGRIFKASGRTYRPPRLVLFRGAVDSGCGYTTSAVGPFYCPTDSKLYLDRNFFDELNTRFGAPGQFAESYVIAHEVGHHVQNLLGISAKVHERQTSVGKAAANALSVRLELQADCFAGVWGHDAQQRQLVNGQDMEQALVAANAIGDDTLQRNAGRSVAPDSFTHGSSEQRQRWFRKGFETGSVDECNTFTARQL; this is translated from the coding sequence ATGCGCTGGAATGACATGCGCGAGAGCAGTAACGTCGAAGACCGCGAGAACAGTAGCGCAGGCGGGGGCGGTGGCGGCTTTGGCGGTGGCGGCTTTGGCGGCGGCGGGCTGCGGCTGGGGATCGGCGGGATTGTGGCCGTGGTGGTCGTGGGCATGCTGTTTGGCAAAAGCCCGATCGAAATGCTGGGGCTGATCTCGCAGTTGTCAGGCGGCGGCGCACCGCAAGTGCAGCAGCAAACGCCAGCGCGTCCGGTGAACCCCAATGATCCGGGCAAGGTGTTTGTCGCCAGGGTGCTGGGCGATACCGAAGACACCTGGGGCCGTATTTTCAAGGCATCCGGCCGCACTTATCGGCCGCCGCGTCTGGTGCTGTTCCGTGGCGCGGTGGATTCAGGCTGCGGCTACACTACCTCGGCGGTCGGTCCGTTCTATTGCCCGACAGACAGCAAGCTGTATCTGGATCGCAACTTCTTTGATGAACTCAATACCCGTTTCGGCGCGCCCGGCCAGTTTGCCGAGTCGTATGTGATCGCCCATGAAGTGGGGCACCACGTGCAGAACCTGCTGGGGATCTCGGCCAAGGTGCATGAACGGCAAACCAGCGTGGGCAAGGCTGCTGCCAATGCGCTATCGGTGCGGCTGGAACTGCAGGCCGACTGTTTTGCCGGCGTGTGGGGGCATGATGCCCAGCAACGGCAACTGGTGAATGGCCAGGATATGGAGCAAGCGCTGGTGGCCGCCAATGCCATTGGCGACGACACACTGCAACGCAATGCCGGCCGCAGTGTGGCGCCTGATTCCTTCACCCATGGCTCTTCCGAGCAACGCCAGCGCTGGTTCCGCAAGGGGTTTGAAACCGGCAGCGTGGATGAGTGCAATACCTTCACCGCCAGACAACTGTGA
- a CDS encoding methyl-accepting chemotaxis protein, which produces MSQRAQWGHLRTRIILVAGAAIFIGFAIMVGLLVKMSYDRARQSGFELAQQQANGYAQTVQNQLDRTLLLPRRLANSMMGLKAIGKPDRKMADNIMMRMLDDAPGVTGLWMVWEPNAFDGDDNAYRLDWPRNDPTGRYIPYIIRKDGKAAPDNMTDSAKVKEFPKYHDHPETYVPDYEKPGWGDFYYVPKQRQRDTITEPFPYEVGTIKALESSLVYVIKDDSGKFLGVAAADLMLDDLQKELSAVHPYDTGYVTLLSEGGLYVAAKDPAVLGKPVAAGTPLADYVGKVKAGEDFQIEGKEYTHFFHAIKVGNTGQFWSLGVSVPTDAITAPAVRLRNIAVIIAIVALVVILLVISGVVTALTRPLNRLAGTMEELASGQGDLTAHITVTNRDEIGQTADAFNRFIKSLHDMFVQVRQESQAVSQSATQLASSADTVKRSSQQQSEASSATAAGVEEVTVSIQHIADTANQAEALARETGELTQTSAQTVQHVASNIANVTQTMNALTERMAQLGQRSQEVSTIVKVITDIAEQTNLLALNAAIEAARAGDAGRGFAVVADEVRKLAARTGEATHEITNIVNAIRTDTQEAITDVNGTRDQVVSSVSVTEEANSTMLQVSNHTGDLVTRMVDIAAATREQSSASVDIAQNVERISNMAQGNGAVVDEMATAVKRLNELAANLERLVGNFRL; this is translated from the coding sequence ATGAGCCAGCGCGCACAGTGGGGGCATTTGCGCACACGCATCATTCTGGTGGCCGGCGCCGCCATCTTTATCGGCTTTGCCATCATGGTCGGGCTCCTGGTGAAGATGAGCTATGACCGCGCCCGGCAAAGCGGTTTTGAACTGGCGCAGCAACAGGCCAACGGCTACGCGCAGACCGTGCAGAACCAGCTTGATCGCACCTTGCTGCTGCCACGGCGCCTGGCCAACAGCATGATGGGCCTGAAGGCCATCGGCAAACCCGATCGCAAAATGGCCGACAACATCATGATGCGCATGCTGGACGACGCCCCCGGCGTGACCGGTTTGTGGATGGTATGGGAGCCCAACGCCTTTGACGGCGACGACAACGCTTACCGCCTGGACTGGCCGCGCAACGATCCGACCGGCCGTTATATCCCGTACATCATCCGCAAAGACGGCAAAGCGGCGCCGGACAACATGACCGACAGCGCCAAGGTCAAGGAATTTCCCAAGTATCACGATCACCCGGAGACCTATGTCCCGGATTACGAAAAACCGGGCTGGGGCGACTTTTATTACGTCCCCAAGCAGCGCCAGCGCGACACCATTACCGAGCCCTTCCCGTATGAAGTCGGCACCATCAAGGCGCTGGAAAGCTCGCTGGTCTATGTGATCAAGGACGACAGCGGCAAATTCCTGGGCGTTGCAGCCGCAGACTTGATGCTCGATGACCTGCAAAAAGAACTCTCGGCCGTACACCCTTATGACACCGGCTACGTCACGCTGCTGTCTGAAGGCGGCTTGTATGTCGCCGCCAAAGACCCGGCCGTGCTGGGCAAACCGGTGGCCGCCGGCACGCCACTGGCCGATTACGTCGGCAAGGTCAAAGCAGGTGAAGATTTCCAGATTGAAGGCAAGGAATACACGCACTTTTTCCACGCGATCAAGGTCGGCAATACCGGCCAGTTCTGGTCGCTGGGTGTGAGCGTGCCGACCGACGCCATCACCGCCCCGGCCGTGCGCTTGCGCAATATCGCCGTGATCATTGCCATTGTGGCGCTGGTGGTGATTCTGCTGGTGATCTCTGGCGTGGTGACGGCGCTGACCCGGCCCTTGAACCGGCTGGCCGGCACCATGGAAGAACTGGCCTCCGGTCAGGGTGATCTGACCGCGCATATCACCGTCACCAACCGCGATGAAATCGGCCAGACGGCCGACGCCTTCAACCGCTTTATCAAGAGCCTGCACGACATGTTTGTGCAGGTACGCCAGGAAAGCCAGGCGGTGTCGCAATCGGCCACGCAACTGGCCAGCTCTGCCGATACCGTCAAGCGTTCTTCACAACAGCAGTCAGAAGCTTCCAGCGCGACGGCGGCCGGCGTGGAAGAAGTCACCGTCAGCATCCAGCACATTGCCGATACCGCCAACCAGGCCGAAGCCCTGGCGCGGGAGACCGGCGAGCTGACGCAAACCAGCGCGCAAACCGTGCAGCATGTGGCCAGTAATATCGCCAATGTCACGCAGACCATGAATGCCCTGACCGAACGGATGGCGCAGCTTGGACAGCGCTCGCAAGAGGTCAGCACCATTGTCAAAGTGATTACCGATATTGCCGAACAGACCAACCTGCTGGCCCTGAATGCCGCCATTGAAGCCGCGCGCGCCGGGGATGCCGGCCGCGGCTTTGCGGTGGTGGCTGACGAAGTGCGCAAACTGGCCGCGCGCACCGGCGAAGCCACGCATGAAATCACCAATATTGTGAACGCCATCCGCACTGATACCCAGGAAGCCATCACCGACGTGAACGGTACGCGTGATCAGGTGGTCAGCAGCGTCAGCGTGACCGAAGAAGCCAACAGCACCATGCTGCAGGTCAGCAACCACACCGGCGACCTGGTCACCCGCATGGTGGACATCGCCGCAGCCACGCGCGAGCAATCGTCCGCCAGCGTGGATATTGCGCAGAACGTCGAACGCATCAGCAATATGGCGCAGGGCAACGGCGCGGTGGTCGATGAGATGGCAACGGCGGTGAAACGGCTCAATGAGCTGGCCGCCAATCTGGAACGGCTGGTGGGGAATTTCCGGCTGTGA
- a CDS encoding 4-aminobutyrate--2-oxoglutarate transaminase, with protein MSNADLFARKNAATPRGVGVMAQFFVERARNSELWDVEGNRYIDFAGGIAVLNTGHCHPKITAAVGEQLNAFTHSCYQVVPYESYVALAERLNTLTPGSHAKKTAFFSTGAEAVENAIKIARAATGRAGVIAFNGGFHGRTMMGMALTGKVVPYKVGFGPFPSEIHHAPFPCELHGVTTKMALKALNDLFKADIDPKRVAAIILEPVQGEGGFYVAPAEFMSALRKICDEHGILLIADEIQTGFGRTGKLFAMDHYDVLPDLMTMAKSLAGGYPLSAVTGRAEIMDAPNPGGLGGTYAGNPLAIAAAHAVIDVIESEKLVERANQLGDKLKATLNELRNVVPQIADVRGPGAMVAAEFINPQTGEPDADFAKRVQTIALQDGLILLSCGVYSNVLRFLFPLTIEDDVFAEGLAKLGKALQKA; from the coding sequence ATGTCCAATGCTGATCTGTTTGCCCGCAAGAACGCAGCCACGCCGCGCGGCGTGGGCGTCATGGCCCAGTTCTTTGTCGAACGCGCCCGCAACTCTGAACTGTGGGATGTGGAAGGCAACCGTTATATCGACTTCGCTGGCGGCATTGCCGTGCTGAACACCGGCCACTGCCACCCGAAAATCACCGCCGCCGTGGGCGAGCAACTGAATGCCTTCACCCACAGCTGTTATCAAGTGGTGCCGTATGAATCCTACGTGGCCCTGGCCGAGCGCCTGAACACCCTGACCCCCGGCAGCCACGCCAAGAAAACCGCGTTTTTCTCTACCGGCGCTGAAGCCGTGGAAAACGCCATCAAGATCGCCCGCGCCGCGACTGGCCGTGCCGGCGTGATCGCCTTCAACGGCGGTTTTCATGGTCGCACCATGATGGGTATGGCGCTGACCGGCAAAGTGGTGCCGTACAAGGTTGGTTTTGGTCCGTTCCCCTCCGAAATCCACCACGCGCCGTTCCCGTGTGAACTGCATGGTGTGACCACCAAAATGGCCCTGAAAGCCCTGAACGACCTGTTCAAGGCCGACATCGACCCCAAGCGCGTGGCCGCGATCATTCTGGAACCGGTGCAAGGCGAGGGCGGTTTCTACGTCGCCCCTGCCGAATTCATGAGCGCCCTGCGCAAGATCTGTGATGAGCACGGCATTCTGCTGATTGCCGACGAAATCCAGACCGGCTTTGGCCGTACCGGCAAGCTGTTTGCCATGGACCATTACGACGTGCTGCCAGACCTGATGACCATGGCCAAATCTTTGGCCGGTGGTTACCCGCTCTCTGCCGTGACCGGCCGCGCCGAAATCATGGACGCCCCGAACCCCGGCGGCCTGGGCGGCACGTACGCCGGCAACCCGCTGGCCATTGCTGCGGCCCATGCCGTGATCGATGTGATCGAATCTGAAAAACTGGTGGAACGCGCCAATCAATTGGGTGACAAACTGAAAGCCACCCTGAACGAGTTGCGCAACGTTGTGCCGCAGATTGCCGACGTGCGCGGCCCGGGTGCCATGGTCGCCGCCGAGTTCATCAACCCGCAAACGGGTGAGCCGGATGCGGATTTTGCCAAGCGCGTGCAGACGATTGCGTTGCAGGACGGTTTGATTTTGCTGTCTTGCGGGGTGTATTCGAATGTGTTGCGGTTCTTGTTTCCGCTGACGATTGAGGATGATGTGTTCGCGGAGGGGTTGGCCAAGCTGGGCAAGGCTTTGCAGAAGGCTTGA